A region of the Amycolatopsis sp. cg13 genome:
TCTCGCCGACCTCGGCCTGCACGCCGCCCCGCTCGACTTCTCCACGACCTACCCCGCGCGCGACAGCGCCGAGGAGGCCCGCCGGATCGACGAATTCGCCGCGGGCGGGAACGTCACCGGCATCTACGGCCGGATCGGCAACCCGACCGTCGAACGGTTCGAGCAAGCGCTCGCGGAACTCGAAGGGTTCGACCACGCCGTGGCATTCGCCAGCGGCATGGCGGCGGTCTCGGCGTGCCTGCTTTCCGCGGTGTCGCAAGGAAAACGCCACATCGTCGGCGTCCGCCCGCTGTACGGCTGCACCGATCACCTGCTGACCACCGGCCTGCTGGGCACCGAGGTCACTTGGACCGCCCCCGAGGATGTCGCCGACGCGTTGCGCCCCGACACCGGCCTGGTTTTCGTTGAAACGCCCGCGAACCCGACCCTGAGCGAACTGGACATCGCCACCCTGACCGAGGCGTGCGGCGACGTCCCGGTTCTGGTCGACAACACCTTCGCGACGCCCGTCCTGCAGCGCCCCGGCCGTCTCGGTGCCCGCATGGTGCTGCACAGCGCGACAAAGTTCCTGGGCGGCCATGGCGACGTCATGGGCGGCATCGTGGCTTGCGATGCGGAGGAAGCCGCGCGGTTGCGTTCCCTGCGCTTCGCCACCGGTGGCGTGCTGCACCCGCTTGCCGGATACCTGTTGCTGCGCGGCCTGTCGACGCTCCCGCTGCGCGTCAAGGCCGCATCGGAGACCGCCGCCGTCTTGGCCTCGCGGCTAGCCTCGCACCCCTCGGTGAGCGGCGTGCACTACCCGAAACTGGGCGGCCCGCTGGTGGCCTTCGAGGTAACCGGCGACCCGCACGCGGTGATCGGCGCCGTCCGGCTGATCACGCCCGCGGTGAGCCTGGGCAGCGTCGACACCTTGATCCAGCACCCGGCTTCCCTGACGCACCGAATCGTCGCCGAGGACGACCGCACCGGCTCGGGCATCACGCACGGTTTGCTGCGGCTTTCGGCCGGGCTGGAGGATGTTGAGGACTTGTGGCTTGATCTGGATCAGGCTCTGAAGGGTTGCTGAGCGATTCGGCACCGGTCGGGCTGACGGCGAATGCCGCGGCCCGACTCGGTGCCGGTCAGCTGCAGCAGCAACCTCCGCCAGCGGGTGCCGGAGCGGACGCTGAGCTGGTGAGCGCGCTCGCGCCGATCAACTGCAACAGCCGCCTCCGCAGCACCCTCCGCCAGCCGGTGCGGGTGCGGACGCTGAGCGCGCTCGCGCTGATCAGTTGCAGCCGCCGCCTCCGCAGCACCCTCCGCCAGCCGGTGCCGGAGCGGAGGCCGAGCCGGTGAGGGCGCTCGCGCCGATCAGCTATAGCAACCGCCTCCGCCAGCCGGTGCGGATGCCCGCGCCAGTAAGCGTGCTCGGTGCCGGTCAGCTGCAGCAGCCGCCTCCGCAGCATCCTCCGCCAGCGGGTGCGGGTGCGGAGGCCGAGCCGGTGAGCGCGACGGTCGTGAGCAGCTTGACCGTGTCCGTGTGCCCCTCCGGGCAAGGGGCGGGCGCGCTCGACTCCGCCATCGGGCGCTGGAGTTCGAACGTCTCGGTGCAGTCGCGGCAACGGTAGGCGTAGGTGGGCATGCCGTGATTATCGCTGGCGGCCCGCGTTGGTGGGAAGCTGTCCGGGTGGATGTGCCCCAGTACGCGGATGTTCCGCACCTAGGCCAGGTCGTTCCAGCCCTGCTCGGCGCGCTGGGCGTGCCCGGCGAAGACGGCGGCCTGGCGTTGCCCGAAGCCCGCAGCGCCTGCGTGCTCCTGATCGACGGCCTCGGCTGGGAACTGCTCGCCCAGCACGCCGCGGACGCCCCCGTCCTCACCGAACTGGCCAGCAGCCCCCTGCGAGTCGGCTTCCCGTCGACCACCGCGGCCGGCGTCGCCGCGATCGGCACCGGCTTGGCGTCCGGCGAACACGGCATGGTCGGCTACACCTTCGAGATCCCGGGCGCGGGCGTCATGAACGCCCTGCGCTGGCGCTCCCACGAAGACGGCAGCGACCTGCGAGGCTCCCTGCCCCCGCGCGAAGTCCAACCCCTGCCGACGACCTTCGAACGCGCCGCCGCTGCGGGAATCGAAGCCGCAGTGGTGTCCTCGGCGCATTTCGCCAACACCGCCCTGACCCAAGCGACCCAGGGCGGTGCCCAATACGTCGGCGTGCACGCGCTGGGCGACCTGGCCGCGCGAACCTTGGACGTACTGTCTTCGCGGTCGTTCTGCTATGCCTACCACAGTGAATTGGACCTGCTGGGCCACCTCTACGGCCCCGGCTCGACCGCGTGGCGCATGCAACTGCGTCACGTCGACCGCCTGGTTGAGTCCATTGTGGACGGATTGCCCGCCGGTGCGGTGCTGGCGGTGGTGGCGGACCACGGAATGGTGACCGTCGAGGAGAAACTGAACCTGGAGGACACACCGGAACTTCTGGCAGGCGTCCGCGCTTTCGGCGGCGAAGTCCGCGCACGACATGTCTACACGGAACCCGGCGCGACGGCGGATGTCGTGGCCGCGTGGCGTTCGGTGCTGGGTTCGCGGGCCTGGGTCCTGCCGCGCGAAGAGGCGATCGCCGCAGGCTGGTTCGGTGCCGCGGTGAGCGACCGGGTACGCCCGCGAATCGGCGACGTCGTCGCCGCGGCGACCGGGACGTTCGGCATGGTGCGCGAACTGGCCGAAGCGGTGGAGTCGAACCTGGTGGGCCAGCATGGCTCGCTGACGTCGGCGGAGCAGTTGGTTCCGCTGGTGATCGCGCGGGGTTGATCGACCTGGACGCTGTTTCGGGGTGCTCGATTGGTAATTGCGCAGGGGTGGTCAATGACCTGGACGCCGCTTCGGGGTGCTCGATTGGTGATTGCGCGGGGTTGATCAACGACCCGAACGCCGCTTCGGGGTGCTCGATTCCTGCCCCGCTGCGGCCCTGGATCGAGATACCCGGCGTCCCTGGCTCACTCAACGCACCGAACGCGAGTGGTTGCGGTCAGCCAATTCAGCGGGGTCCGCGAGAGGCGCTTCCCCGGCAGCCAGGCTGAGCCGGTAGTTCGGGGTGCGTGGCTGCGCCTTCCCCCGGACGTCCAGTTACCGTGACTGCGTGCCCAGACGCAATCGACCCGGCCGAGGCCGCCCCGCTTCCGGCGAGCGTCCGGACGCCGGTGCGGTCAGCGGCTGGGCCCGCAGCGAATCCGGTCCCGACGGGGACTGGCTGGTGCGCACCGTCCCCGGCTCGCAAGCCGCCAAGACCTACCGCTGCCCCGGCTGCGACCACGAGATCCGCCCCGGCGTCCCGCACCTGGTCGTCTGGCCCGCGGACGAGACCGGCGGCGTCGCGGATCGTCGGCATTGGCATCGCCCCTGCTGGGAAGCCCGGGCCCGGCGTCGGCCGAACCGGCGTTGGTGACCGGGGAAACGGTTACTGCGAAAGGCTTCCTGTCGCAGCGCTCGATGCCGCCGGACCGCATCGCGGTTGACGCAGGTGGCCGAAAGGCCATCACCACCGAACGGCCAACACTGCCGAACGCCGGTCATCGCCGAGCGCTCACCACAGCCGAGCGTCCACCACAGCCGAGCGCTCACAACCGCCGAGCGTCCGTCACCTCCGAAAGATCCCCCATCTCCCGAAACCCGTCACCGCCGAAAGTGCCGCGAAACCGCCCCCTCGTACTCCTCCTCCACGTACTCCGTGAACCCCAGCTTCTCCACCACCCGCAACGACGGCGCATTGGTCACCGCCACGCTGATCAGCACCGGAATCGCCGGGATCTCCCGTTCCGCCCACTCCACCGACGCCCGCGCCGCCTCCGCCGCGTAGCCCTTCCCCCACGCCGACGGCCGGAAGCGGTACGCCAGGTTCAGCACCTTCTCGCCCCGGAACTCCCGGTTGCGCACTCCGGCCATGCCGATCACGTCCGACCCGTCGGCCGCCTCCGGCCTGCCCCGCTCCCGGACCGCCAGGTATCCGTAGCCGAACTCCGCCCAGTGTTCGAGCCAGCTGTCGAACATCACCAGCGTGGTCGCGGTGTCCGGCGGACGCGGGTTGTACCGGTTCGTCTCCGGGTCGCTCTGGATCTCCGCCACTGCCTGCCGATCGGTCTCCACGAAGTGCCGCAGCACCAGCCTTTCCGTCACGATCTCTGTCACGCCCTCGACCATAACGACGGGGTACGACAAAAACCGAAGCAATAAAGACGACAATCTCCGCCATGACCGAACTGCCGTTGGTGCTCCTGCACGCCTTCCCGCTCGACGCCCGCATGTGGGACCCGGTCCGCGCGCCGCTCGCGGAACGCCTCCGGGTCATCACGCCCGACCAGCGCGGTCTCGGCCGGAGCCCGTTGCCCGAAACCGAAGCCGAGCCCGATCTCGCCGACGCTGCCCGGGACGTCGTCGCGCTCCTCGACAAGCTCGAACTCGACCAGGTGGTTCTCGGCGGCTGTTCGATGGGCGGTTACCTCGCGATGGCCGTCCTGCGGCAGGCTCCCGAGCGCGTCGGGGGACTGGTCCTCATCGACACCAAAGCCACCGCGGACACCCCCGAAGCCGCGCAGACCCGGCTCGACGTCGCGAACCGGGCGGAAACCGAGGGCGTCAAAAACTGGCTGGCCGACGCGAACCTGCCGAACCTTCTCGCCGACACCGCGTCCGCCGACGTCCTCGCGCGCGTGCGCGAATTGATCGACGCGCAGCCGCCGTCCGGGGTCGCCTGGGCCGCGCGGGCGATGCGCAACCGGCCTGATTCCGTTGACCTGCTGCGCGAAACGGACGTACCGGCGCTCGTCATCGTGGGGGAGCGCGACGCGATCACGCCGCTCGACGCCGCCAACACCATGGTCGAAGCGCTTCCCGACGCGACTCTCGCGGTCCTTCCCGACGTCGGGCACCTGACGCCGCTGGAGGACCCGGCTGGCGTGGTCGAAGCGATCCTCGGCTGGGTCAGCTGAAGTACTCGACCGCTGCGGCGCGCGCATCGGCGAGGCGGTGCGGGAAACGCTGTGCGATCAAGAACCGCCACGCCACTGCGAAGAGCAAGCGAAGCTGCGTACACGTCGCGAGAACGGCTTCGTCCGCTTCGCCCGGGTACGCGGCCAGGAACTCCGGGCCGCCTTGTCGCGCGAGGATCGCCAGGTCCCATTCGAGCGGTCCGCGCCAGGTGTCCTCGAAGTCGAGCCAGTACGGACCGTCGGCGGTCTCGATGAGGTTGCCGGGGTGCGCGTCGCCGTGCAGGGCCTGGACCGGGCCGGACGGCAGCAGCGCCGCTAGTCGTTCGGTCTCCGCGCGGATCCGGTCCGCGAAGCCGTCCAGCAGCGAAGCGTCGCGCGTGACGGTGTCGAGGAGTTCGCCGACCGGGCCGCGGGAGGGCAGTTCGCCGGGGTAGTCGCGCAACGCGGCGTGGACCCGGGCGAGCGATCCGGCGGTCTCGTCCGGCCCGTGCCGATGGTCCGGATCGTGCGGGGTCCAGTGCCAGAGCGTGACCGGCAGGCCCTCGGCGAAATGCGGTCCGGCCGGGGGATCCGCGGCCGGTGAGACGACGCGCACACCACGTTCGGTGAGATAGGCCGAAAGGGCGACGTCCCGCTCGAGCCACGCGGTCGCGTCCGGCCGCAGCAGCCGGGTGGTGGCCGGGACCCTCGCCACGACCGGACCCATTCTCACCAGCACGTTCGAGCGCTCGTGCAGCACCTCGGCGGCATCGGCCGGGAGGCCGAACCGGCGGCCGACCGCGAGCGCGGAGGAGACCGCCGCGACGCGGTACGGGTCGGTCATGCGGTGATCTAACCAGCCGGTGCGAGCGACTGTCGGTACCGAGGGCTACGATCCCCTTGACCGCCCGGAATCAGGCCCGCCTGAGCCCGAGCGCCCCGAAGTTGACCACCACAAGGTTGCAGTGTTGGAGGCAGGAGTGACGGCCGTAGCCCCCAAGCCGATCGCGACGCGCCCGTATCCCGCGCGCGAGACGGCAAAGGGTTCGTACCTGCTGCGGTTGTTCCGCACGACGGACCACAAGCAGATCGGGATCATGTATCTGGTCTCGTCGTTCGCCTTCTTCATGATCGGCGGCGCGATGGCCATGCTCATCCGGACGGAGCTCGCCCAGCCGGGGCAGCAGTTCCTGTCGCAGGAGCAGTACAACCAGCTGTTCACCATGCACGGCACGGTGATGCTGCTGCTGTACGCGACGCCGAGCCTGTTCGGGTTCGCGAACTTCATCCTGCCGCTGCAGATCGGCTCGCCCGACGTGGCGTTCCCGCGGCTGAACGCGTTCTCCTACTGGCTGTTCCTGTTCGGCAGCCTGATCGTGCTGTCCGGCTTCCTGACGCCCGGCGGCGCCGCCGACTTCGGCTGGTTCGCCTACACGCCGCTGTCGGACGCCATCCACTCGCCCGGCGTCGGAGCCGACCTGTGGATCGCCGGCCTGGCGGTGTCCGGTCTCGGCACGATCCTCGGCGCGGTCAACATGATCACCACCGTGGTCTGCCTCCGCGCGCCCGGCATGACGATGTACCGGATGCCGATCTTCACCTGGAACATCCTGATCACGAGCATCCTGATCCTGCTCGCGTTCCCGATCCTCACCGCGGCCCTGTTCGGCCTGCTGGCGGACCGGCACCTCGGAGCCCACGTGTTCGACCCGGCCAACGGCGGGGTGATCCTGTGGCAGCACCTGTTCTGGTTCTTCGGCCATCCAGAGGTCTACATCGTCGCGCTGCCGTTCTTCGGGATCGTGTCGGAGATCTTCCCGGTCTTCAGCCGCAAGCCGGTGTTCGGCTACAAGGGCCTGGTCTTCGCGACGCTGTCGATCGCGGCGCTGTCGGTGGCGGTGTGGGCGCACCACATGTACGCGACCGGCGCGGTCCTGCTGCCGTTCTTCTCCTTCATGACGTTCCTCATCGCGGTCCCGACCGGCGTGAAGTTCTTCAACTGGATCGGCACGATGTGGAAGGGCCAGCTGTCCTTCGAGACGCCGATGATCTTCTCGATGGGCTTCATCGTCACGTTCCTCTTCGGCGGTCTGACCGGCATCATGCTGGCCGCTCCGGCGATCGACTTCCACGTGTCGGACAGCTACTTCGTGGTGGCGCACTTCCACTACGTCCTCTACGGCACGATCGTGTTCGCGACCTTCGCCGGGATCTACTTCTGGTTCCCGAAGATCACCGGCCGGATGATGGACGAGAAGCTCGGGAAGTGGCACTTCTGGACCACGTTCATCGGCTTCCACACCACGTTCCTGGTGCAGCACTGGCTGGGCGCGGAAGGCATGCCGCGGCGCTACGCGGACTACCTGGCCAGCGACGGGTTCACCACGCTGAACACGATCTCCACGATCGGCGCGTACATCCTCGGGGCGTCCACGCTGCCGTTCATCTGGAACGTGTTCAAGAGCTACCGGTACGGCGAAATCGTCACGGTCGACGACCCGTGGGGCTACGGCAACTCGCTCGAGTGGGCCACGTCCTGCCCGCCGCCGCGGCACAACTTCACCGAACTGCCCCGGATCCGCTCCGAGCGGCCCGCGTTCGAGCTGCACTACCCGCACATGGTCGAACGCCTGCACGCGGAAGGCGAGATCGGCTTCTTCGGCAAGGCCAAGCACGTCGCGGCCCCGTCGCAGAAGCTCGTGGACGCCACCATGCCGGGCGACCACA
Encoded here:
- a CDS encoding GNAT family N-acetyltransferase: MVEGVTEIVTERLVLRHFVETDRQAVAEIQSDPETNRYNPRPPDTATTLVMFDSWLEHWAEFGYGYLAVRERGRPEAADGSDVIGMAGVRNREFRGEKVLNLAYRFRPSAWGKGYAAEAARASVEWAEREIPAIPVLISVAVTNAPSLRVVEKLGFTEYVEEEYEGAVSRHFRR
- a CDS encoding PLP-dependent aspartate aminotransferase family protein encodes the protein MTSALRTRAVHAGRDDLADLGLHAAPLDFSTTYPARDSAEEARRIDEFAAGGNVTGIYGRIGNPTVERFEQALAELEGFDHAVAFASGMAAVSACLLSAVSQGKRHIVGVRPLYGCTDHLLTTGLLGTEVTWTAPEDVADALRPDTGLVFVETPANPTLSELDIATLTEACGDVPVLVDNTFATPVLQRPGRLGARMVLHSATKFLGGHGDVMGGIVACDAEEAARLRSLRFATGGVLHPLAGYLLLRGLSTLPLRVKAASETAAVLASRLASHPSVSGVHYPKLGGPLVAFEVTGDPHAVIGAVRLITPAVSLGSVDTLIQHPASLTHRIVAEDDRTGSGITHGLLRLSAGLEDVEDLWLDLDQALKGC
- a CDS encoding alkaline phosphatase family protein, producing MDVPQYADVPHLGQVVPALLGALGVPGEDGGLALPEARSACVLLIDGLGWELLAQHAADAPVLTELASSPLRVGFPSTTAAGVAAIGTGLASGEHGMVGYTFEIPGAGVMNALRWRSHEDGSDLRGSLPPREVQPLPTTFERAAAAGIEAAVVSSAHFANTALTQATQGGAQYVGVHALGDLAARTLDVLSSRSFCYAYHSELDLLGHLYGPGSTAWRMQLRHVDRLVESIVDGLPAGAVLAVVADHGMVTVEEKLNLEDTPELLAGVRAFGGEVRARHVYTEPGATADVVAAWRSVLGSRAWVLPREEAIAAGWFGAAVSDRVRPRIGDVVAAATGTFGMVRELAEAVESNLVGQHGSLTSAEQLVPLVIARG
- the ctaD gene encoding cytochrome c oxidase subunit I, with the translated sequence MTAVAPKPIATRPYPARETAKGSYLLRLFRTTDHKQIGIMYLVSSFAFFMIGGAMAMLIRTELAQPGQQFLSQEQYNQLFTMHGTVMLLLYATPSLFGFANFILPLQIGSPDVAFPRLNAFSYWLFLFGSLIVLSGFLTPGGAADFGWFAYTPLSDAIHSPGVGADLWIAGLAVSGLGTILGAVNMITTVVCLRAPGMTMYRMPIFTWNILITSILILLAFPILTAALFGLLADRHLGAHVFDPANGGVILWQHLFWFFGHPEVYIVALPFFGIVSEIFPVFSRKPVFGYKGLVFATLSIAALSVAVWAHHMYATGAVLLPFFSFMTFLIAVPTGVKFFNWIGTMWKGQLSFETPMIFSMGFIVTFLFGGLTGIMLAAPAIDFHVSDSYFVVAHFHYVLYGTIVFATFAGIYFWFPKITGRMMDEKLGKWHFWTTFIGFHTTFLVQHWLGAEGMPRRYADYLASDGFTTLNTISTIGAYILGASTLPFIWNVFKSYRYGEIVTVDDPWGYGNSLEWATSCPPPRHNFTELPRIRSERPAFELHYPHMVERLHAEGEIGFFGKAKHVAAPSQKLVDATMPGDHSKDNASEQ
- a CDS encoding phosphotransferase; this translates as MTDPYRVAAVSSALAVGRRFGLPADAAEVLHERSNVLVRMGPVVARVPATTRLLRPDATAWLERDVALSAYLTERGVRVVSPAADPPAGPHFAEGLPVTLWHWTPHDPDHRHGPDETAGSLARVHAALRDYPGELPSRGPVGELLDTVTRDASLLDGFADRIRAETERLAALLPSGPVQALHGDAHPGNLIETADGPYWLDFEDTWRGPLEWDLAILARQGGPEFLAAYPGEADEAVLATCTQLRLLFAVAWRFLIAQRFPHRLADARAAAVEYFS
- a CDS encoding zinc ribbon domain-containing protein → MPTYAYRCRDCTETFELQRPMAESSAPAPCPEGHTDTVKLLTTVALTGSASAPAPAGGGCCGGGCCS
- a CDS encoding alpha/beta fold hydrolase; this translates as MTELPLVLLHAFPLDARMWDPVRAPLAERLRVITPDQRGLGRSPLPETEAEPDLADAARDVVALLDKLELDQVVLGGCSMGGYLAMAVLRQAPERVGGLVLIDTKATADTPEAAQTRLDVANRAETEGVKNWLADANLPNLLADTASADVLARVRELIDAQPPSGVAWAARAMRNRPDSVDLLRETDVPALVIVGERDAITPLDAANTMVEALPDATLAVLPDVGHLTPLEDPAGVVEAILGWVS